The proteins below are encoded in one region of Candidatus Brocadiaceae bacterium:
- the rplL gene encoding 50S ribosomal protein L7/L12, with translation MAQVSEEKSVEPSGKIAEVLDLVAGMTLLEASELVKAFEEKFGVSAAAVTAMPVGMPVAGESAVVEEKTSFNVILTDVGANKIQVIKAVRAETSLGLKEAKDLVEGAPKPVKEGVTKEEAEKAKKTLEEAGAKVEIK, from the coding sequence ATGGCTCAGGTAAGTGAAGAGAAAAGTGTTGAACCTTCTGGAAAGATAGCGGAAGTGCTCGATTTGGTGGCAGGTATGACGTTGTTAGAGGCATCGGAACTGGTTAAGGCCTTTGAAGAAAAATTCGGGGTTTCGGCTGCTGCAGTTACAGCGATGCCGGTAGGCATGCCGGTGGCAGGAGAAAGTGCTGTTGTTGAAGAAAAAACTAGTTTTAATGTAATACTTACCGATGTTGGGGCAAATAAAATACAGGTGATTAAAGCTGTCCGGGCTGAGACTAGTTTAGGTTTAAAGGAAGCTAAGGATCTCGTTGAGGGAGCGCCGAAGCCGGTAAAAGAGGGAGTGACAAAAGAAGAAGCGGAAAAAGCTAAAAAGACCCTTGAAGAAGCTGGCGCCAAAGTTGAGATAAAGTAA
- the rplJ gene encoding 50S ribosomal protein L10, which translates to MASELKDIMVKEMVSRYRNANNYMFVGYQGTSAIEFNRLKRDLYQKEVSLEVVKNSLAAIAFKELGNTEVLDFFEGPTAVVVGGNDPVTMAKELVGWSKKIEYLKFRGGVVDGEFVTAEDIGRLAELPSLPVLRTQIVRCVNAPITGVVSAFNAVLRSLVTVLQAVKNEKEKGS; encoded by the coding sequence ATGGCAAGTGAATTGAAAGATATTATGGTAAAAGAAATGGTTTCCCGGTACCGCAACGCAAACAATTATATGTTTGTGGGTTATCAGGGGACAAGTGCAATTGAGTTTAATCGGTTGAAGAGAGATTTATATCAGAAAGAAGTCAGTCTTGAGGTTGTTAAAAATTCGCTCGCTGCAATTGCATTTAAAGAATTAGGGAATACTGAGGTTTTGGACTTTTTTGAAGGACCTACAGCCGTGGTAGTTGGTGGTAATGACCCTGTTACTATGGCAAAGGAACTCGTTGGCTGGTCTAAAAAAATAGAGTACTTAAAGTTTCGCGGCGGGGTAGTGGATGGAGAATTTGTCACTGCTGAAGACATAGGTCGTTTGGCAGAACTTCCTTCTCTTCCGGTGCTTCGCACACAAATAGTTCGATGTGTCAACGCTCCGATAACAGGAGTCGTAAGTGCTTTTAATGCCGTTCTGCGTAGCTTGGTTACCGTGCTGCAGGCGGTTAAAAATGAGAAAGAAAAAGGTAGTTGA
- the rplA gene encoding 50S ribosomal protein L1, which translates to MAKRSKRYLDSFKKIDLKKKYALSDAITLLKSFTFAKFDESVEIALKLSIDPRQSDQLVRGAVSLPKGIGKTLKVVVFATGDKAEMAKNAGATEVGADELVKKVEGGWLDFDVAIATPDMMRLVGKLGKVLGPQGKMPSPKSGTVTDDVVTAVKDFVAGKIEFRNDAGGNVHALVGKVSFSAVDLEENIRTFIKLITNLRPAAAKGNYIQNISLSSTMSPGLMLQV; encoded by the coding sequence ATGGCAAAAAGAAGCAAAAGGTATTTGGACTCTTTTAAGAAAATCGATTTGAAAAAAAAATATGCTTTAAGCGATGCGATTACATTGCTCAAATCTTTTACATTTGCAAAGTTTGACGAAAGCGTGGAAATTGCTCTGAAGCTTAGTATCGATCCCAGACAATCAGATCAGCTTGTCAGGGGGGCGGTTTCATTGCCAAAGGGTATAGGCAAAACCCTAAAGGTCGTAGTATTTGCTACTGGTGATAAGGCGGAGATGGCAAAAAACGCCGGCGCAACTGAGGTTGGAGCGGATGAACTGGTGAAAAAGGTGGAGGGCGGCTGGTTAGACTTTGATGTGGCGATAGCTACTCCTGATATGATGAGGCTGGTGGGTAAGCTGGGGAAAGTGCTTGGACCACAAGGTAAAATGCCTTCGCCCAAGTCAGGTACCGTGACGGATGATGTTGTTACTGCGGTGAAAGATTTTGTTGCGGGGAAGATAGAGTTTAGAAACGATGCCGGTGGCAATGTGCATGCTCTTGTTGGCAAAGTTTCTTTTTCAGCTGTAGATTTAGAGGAGAATATCAGGACATTTATAAAACTTATTACTAATTTACGCCCGGCTGCAGCAAAAGGAAATTATATACAAAATATTTCGTTATCTTCAACGATGAGCCCTGGTTTAATGCTGCAGGTTTAG
- the rplK gene encoding 50S ribosomal protein L11, whose amino-acid sequence MAKEILVKVKLQCPGGQATPAPPVGPALGQHGVNIGQFVKQFNDKTKEMQGVLTPAEITIYKDKSFDFIIKSPPASVLLKQLAGVVKGSSEPNRQKVGEINMAQLREVANKKLADLNVDNIEAAVKIIEGTARNMGIKVVE is encoded by the coding sequence ATGGCAAAAGAGATATTGGTAAAAGTTAAGCTGCAGTGTCCCGGAGGACAGGCGACACCTGCTCCGCCTGTTGGGCCGGCTTTGGGACAACACGGGGTAAATATTGGACAATTTGTTAAACAGTTTAACGATAAAACAAAAGAGATGCAGGGTGTTTTGACTCCTGCAGAAATAACAATTTATAAAGATAAATCATTCGATTTTATTATAAAGTCGCCCCCGGCTTCTGTCTTGTTAAAACAATTGGCAGGTGTAGTTAAAGGTTCCTCTGAGCCAAACAGGCAAAAGGTTGGGGAGATAAATATGGCACAGCTGAGAGAAGTTGCCAATAAAAAGTTGGCAGATTTGAATGTGGACAATATAGAAGCTGCAGTTAAGATTATCGAAGGCACTGCGCGTAATATGGGTATTAAAGTGGTCGAATAG
- the nusG gene encoding transcription termination/antitermination protein NusG, with translation MPKQWFVLRVQSNKENRVKNVLLERIKAHGLEDMVTNVLVPSEKISEIRGGRKRVVDRKIYPGYMMVEVEVDDHGHIPENVWFLIRETSGAGDFVGEKNKPMPMASSEVEKLILDTERKEEKPRAKIAFHEGEKVRIKEGPFENYDGIVEEVLHASGRVKIMLTVFGRATPVELEYWQVEVI, from the coding sequence ATGCCTAAGCAATGGTTTGTTTTGCGTGTGCAAAGCAATAAAGAAAATAGGGTAAAAAACGTTTTGTTAGAGCGAATAAAGGCGCATGGCTTGGAGGATATGGTTACGAATGTGTTGGTGCCTAGTGAGAAGATTTCAGAGATTAGGGGAGGCAGGAAAAGGGTCGTAGACAGAAAAATCTATCCTGGCTATATGATGGTGGAGGTTGAGGTTGATGATCACGGACACATACCAGAAAATGTCTGGTTTTTGATTCGTGAAACCTCAGGTGCCGGTGATTTTGTCGGGGAAAAAAATAAACCTATGCCAATGGCAAGCAGTGAGGTTGAAAAATTAATTCTGGACACGGAACGAAAAGAAGAAAAACCACGTGCGAAGATTGCCTTTCATGAAGGAGAGAAGGTTCGGATAAAAGAAGGGCCTTTTGAAAATTATGATGGAATTGTCGAAGAGGTGTTACATGCGAGTGGTCGTGTAAAAATAATGCTTACTGTGTTTGGCAGGGCGACGCCTGTTGAATTGGAATATTGGCAGGTTGAGGTAATTTGA
- the secE gene encoding preprotein translocase subunit SecE, producing MSFFSVHRKGQGASSRVVVGIALGLLALFAAVSLYNVLIDLPNITGDSQIPLVDISLTWGLVSAFGLFGFLAFLICVFVVGCETGFKPLDGGGKKTIGFLVDTQSELQKVSWPTKYELIGSTAVVIVSVVIIGIFILGVDWFVSMVMEYIGVL from the coding sequence ATGTCGTTTTTTAGTGTTCATAGAAAAGGTCAAGGGGCATCGAGTCGCGTTGTGGTCGGCATTGCCTTGGGGCTCCTTGCGTTATTTGCAGCTGTTTCTTTGTATAATGTATTGATAGATTTGCCAAATATCACGGGAGATTCGCAAATCCCTTTGGTAGATATAAGTTTGACATGGGGGCTGGTAAGTGCCTTTGGGTTGTTTGGTTTTCTGGCTTTTTTGATTTGCGTGTTTGTTGTAGGTTGCGAGACAGGTTTTAAGCCGTTGGATGGAGGAGGCAAGAAAACAATTGGTTTTTTGGTTGATACGCAGAGTGAGCTTCAAAAAGTTTCTTGGCCAACAAAGTATGAATTGATCGGTTCAACGGCGGTTGTAATCGTGTCCGTGGTGATAATTGGTATTTTTATTTTGGGTGTTGACTGGTTTGTTTCGATGGTAATGGAGTATATCGGCGTACTGTAG
- the rpmG gene encoding 50S ribosomal protein L33 has product MSEYISLVCRECSGRNYRTPKKAKQAEKLELKKYCKFCKKHVFHKEYKK; this is encoded by the coding sequence ATGAGTGAGTATATAAGTCTTGTATGCAGGGAGTGTTCCGGTAGGAACTATAGGACTCCTAAGAAGGCGAAGCAGGCGGAAAAGCTGGAGCTTAAAAAATATTGTAAATTTTGCAAAAAGCACGTATTTCATAAAGAATACAAGAAATAA
- the tuf gene encoding elongation factor Tu produces the protein MAKEVFKRTKPHLNIGTIGHVDHGKTTLTASITKVLSKQGLAKDRAFDTIDKAPEERERGITIAIAHVEYETAKRHYAHVDCPGHADYVKNMITGAAQMDGAILVVSAPDGPMPQTREHILLSRQVGVPRIVVFMNKVDMLEDPELLELVEMEVRELLSKYDFPGDDIPVVKGSALKALECGCGGAECASCGPIIKLMDAVDEYLPDPVREVDKPFLMSIEDVFSIKGRGTVGTGRIERGRVKVGDEVEVVGIRPEIKKTVVTGVEMFNKTLEDGQAGDNVGALLRGIEKDDLERGQVLAKPGSITPHKKYEAEVYILTKEEGGRHTPFFNGYRPQFYFRTTDVTGVVTLTGGAEMVMPGDNVKVVVELMTPVAMDEGLRFAIREGGRTVGAGVVTKINE, from the coding sequence ATGGCAAAAGAGGTATTTAAGCGGACGAAGCCGCATTTGAACATAGGAACGATAGGTCATGTGGATCATGGGAAGACGACGCTGACGGCGAGTATAACGAAGGTGTTATCGAAGCAGGGGTTGGCGAAGGATCGTGCGTTTGATACGATAGACAAGGCTCCTGAGGAGCGTGAGCGTGGAATAACAATAGCGATAGCCCATGTGGAGTATGAGACGGCGAAGCGTCATTATGCGCATGTGGACTGTCCTGGTCATGCGGATTACGTGAAGAACATGATTACGGGTGCTGCGCAGATGGACGGGGCGATATTGGTGGTGAGTGCGCCCGATGGTCCGATGCCGCAGACGCGGGAGCATATTTTGTTGTCGCGGCAGGTTGGTGTGCCGCGGATAGTGGTGTTTATGAATAAGGTGGATATGTTAGAGGATCCCGAGCTGTTGGAGTTGGTGGAGATGGAGGTGCGGGAGTTGTTGAGTAAGTATGATTTTCCTGGTGATGATATACCGGTGGTTAAGGGTTCAGCGCTCAAGGCTCTCGAGTGTGGTTGTGGTGGGGCAGAGTGTGCGAGCTGTGGCCCTATCATAAAGTTAATGGATGCGGTGGATGAGTATTTGCCTGATCCGGTGCGGGAGGTGGACAAGCCGTTTTTGATGTCGATAGAGGATGTGTTTAGTATAAAAGGTCGGGGGACGGTAGGTACGGGCAGGATAGAGCGGGGCAGGGTGAAGGTTGGTGATGAGGTGGAGGTGGTTGGGATACGTCCGGAGATAAAGAAGACGGTGGTGACAGGGGTGGAGATGTTTAACAAGACGCTGGAAGATGGTCAGGCGGGGGACAATGTGGGCGCTTTGCTTCGCGGCATAGAGAAGGACGATTTGGAGAGAGGGCAGGTATTGGCGAAGCCGGGGAGTATAACGCCGCATAAGAAGTACGAGGCTGAGGTGTATATATTGACGAAGGAAGAGGGTGGCAGGCATACGCCTTTTTTTAACGGGTACAGGCCGCAGTTTTATTTTCGGACTACGGATGTAACGGGTGTCGTTACGTTGACGGGAGGCGCGGAGATGGTGATGCCTGGAGATAATGTAAAGGTAGTGGTAGAGTTGATGACGCCGGTGGCAATGGATGAGGGGTTGAGGTTTGCGATACGGGAAGGTGGCCGGACTGTTGGTGCGGGTGTCGTTACAAAAATTAATGAATAA
- the aroC gene encoding chorismate synthase: protein MLSFKTAGESHGKCLIAMVEGFPSGVCIDNTLINKELKRRQGGFGRGGRMKIEEDRVEILSGIRKNITLGSPICLMIKNSDYKIDELPAVTRPRPGHADLAGVLKYNQKDARNILERASARETAARVAAGAVVKDLLAYFGISVFGYVKGIGGINSDKPIENINNAMKNRDKSDVYCLDAGIEREIIDKIKRMLTGGDSLGGIIEIVVSGLPVGLGSHVQWDQKLDARIACALMSVQAIKGVEIGLGCNVAGKCGSEVHDEIFLENNVRKNSLTGGFKRITNNAGGIEGGISNGEPIIARAYMKPIPTLKKSLRSVDLLTKEPIEASYERSDVCAVPAASVVCEAMVAFEIAKAFLEKFGGDSIDEIKRNYEGYVSAISLK from the coding sequence ATGTTGTCTTTTAAAACGGCTGGAGAGTCTCATGGAAAGTGTTTAATAGCGATGGTAGAAGGGTTTCCCTCTGGTGTGTGTATTGATAACACATTGATAAATAAAGAGTTGAAGCGAAGGCAAGGTGGTTTTGGCAGAGGTGGAAGAATGAAGATCGAGGAAGATCGCGTGGAAATTCTTTCAGGGATTAGAAAAAATATTACTTTGGGGAGCCCGATTTGCTTAATGATTAAAAATAGTGATTACAAGATTGATGAGTTGCCGGCGGTTACTCGGCCCAGACCAGGCCATGCGGATTTGGCAGGTGTGCTGAAGTATAACCAAAAGGATGCTCGCAATATACTGGAACGGGCAAGCGCAAGGGAAACAGCGGCAAGAGTTGCAGCTGGTGCGGTGGTAAAAGATTTACTTGCTTATTTTGGGATAAGCGTTTTTGGTTATGTGAAAGGTATCGGAGGCATTAATTCTGATAAGCCGATAGAGAACATTAATAACGCGATGAAAAATCGTGATAAGAGCGACGTATATTGCTTGGATGCGGGCATTGAAAGGGAAATTATTGACAAAATAAAAAGAATGCTTACGGGAGGAGACTCTCTTGGTGGTATTATCGAAATAGTTGTCTCCGGTTTACCGGTTGGACTGGGAAGTCATGTGCAGTGGGATCAAAAATTGGACGCACGGATTGCGTGCGCATTGATGTCTGTTCAGGCAATAAAAGGTGTAGAAATTGGTTTGGGATGTAATGTCGCTGGCAAATGTGGTTCAGAGGTTCACGATGAGATATTTTTAGAAAATAACGTGCGGAAGAACTCTTTAACAGGTGGATTTAAACGCATAACAAATAATGCAGGGGGCATTGAGGGTGGTATCAGCAACGGAGAGCCTATTATTGCACGTGCCTATATGAAGCCGATTCCTACACTGAAAAAATCATTAAGATCTGTAGATTTACTGACGAAGGAACCGATTGAAGCGTCATATGAGAGATCAGATGTTTGTGCAGTCCCTGCCGCATCTGTTGTGTGTGAGGCTATGGTTGCCTTTGAAATTGCTAAAGCATTCCTAGAGAAATTTGGAGGGGACAGCATAGATGAGATTAAACGTAATTATGAGGGATATGTTTCTGCTATTTCTTTAAAATAG
- a CDS encoding ABC transporter permease produces the protein MTLIVVLSVMNGFDQELRKRIRGTLSHIIILKGGLYGLENHKQVIDTIKTFEHVAACAPYVEGPALIRLRGRKEFVYFKGIDPIAEASVGDFESYVTPFGSQPLDLLKTHGEQNTASAFCGAELLRLGPGEPAKDTRNFVQNGEKIVLVTLKHWDKISVKAFTIAGKFQSGMYDFDKNYVYIPLTVAQELTDSKEKDAVTGISVKLDDYRYANIVRDKLQAALGFEYYVQTWEDARKTFLTAVMLERRVMALILFFIVVVAGFNILAILTMIVLEKSKDIGILKALGANTQSIMSIFLINGFLIGTVGACVGIISGLTIVFRINWLENILYTLTGWRPFPPEVYYFNQIPTVINTNSVILTVGIAILSSVVFSVYPALKAARLDPIETLRYE, from the coding sequence ATGACCTTGATAGTTGTACTCTCAGTGATGAATGGTTTCGACCAGGAACTTCGCAAGAGGATCAGAGGCACACTATCTCACATAATCATTTTAAAAGGCGGTCTGTACGGACTTGAAAACCATAAGCAAGTCATCGATACAATTAAAACTTTTGAGCATGTGGCCGCATGTGCGCCTTACGTGGAAGGACCAGCACTTATTCGGTTAAGAGGGAGGAAAGAGTTTGTTTATTTCAAGGGAATTGACCCTATTGCTGAAGCAAGCGTAGGTGATTTTGAATCATATGTTACTCCATTCGGTTCCCAACCCCTTGATTTGTTAAAAACTCACGGGGAACAAAACACGGCAAGCGCCTTTTGTGGCGCTGAATTATTAAGGCTTGGACCAGGAGAACCAGCCAAGGATACGAGGAATTTTGTCCAAAACGGAGAAAAAATTGTGCTTGTCACTCTAAAACACTGGGACAAAATAAGCGTAAAAGCATTTACCATCGCGGGAAAATTCCAATCGGGAATGTATGACTTTGATAAAAATTATGTATATATACCTTTAACTGTTGCGCAAGAACTTACCGACTCAAAGGAAAAAGATGCTGTAACGGGAATCAGTGTGAAACTAGATGATTATCGTTACGCTAATATAGTGAGAGATAAGCTACAGGCGGCACTGGGTTTTGAATATTATGTCCAAACCTGGGAAGACGCGAGAAAAACCTTTTTGACGGCAGTAATGCTTGAAAGGAGAGTAATGGCATTAATATTGTTCTTTATCGTTGTGGTTGCAGGTTTTAATATCCTGGCTATTCTCACTATGATTGTTCTTGAAAAATCAAAAGACATTGGTATTCTAAAGGCATTGGGAGCAAACACACAGAGTATTATGTCAATTTTCCTTATCAATGGGTTTCTTATCGGGACTGTCGGAGCATGCGTGGGAATAATTTCCGGACTAACCATTGTTTTCAGGATTAATTGGTTGGAAAATATTTTGTATACACTAACAGGATGGCGGCCTTTCCCGCCGGAAGTTTATTATTTTAACCAGATACCTACGGTTATCAATACAAACAGCGTCATACTTACCGTAGGCATTGCTATTTTAAGCAGTGTTGTATTTAGTGTCTATCCAGCCCTTAAGGCCGCAAGACTTGACCCCATAGAAACCTTGCGTTACGAATAG
- a CDS encoding DnaJ domain-containing protein, which yields MINYYDVLEINESVSIEEIQRSFRTLIKKYHPDTNSLNKLWAESKTKIIIQAYKTLSDSGARKQYDKHYKNYSQTRHTSTYPNGKETADTNTIQSRLRIILIDLLHGKTTKAIRNYELLRKDFTSTDFFLYLNIRDYIDCKFLLAEAYEKSGNYEISVKFYELILNQKKFTPHRKHLTDEIKERIKNIYCRKLARHASPEKALNFYERALQFNVCKNENAFIYKKMAECYLKQKEFNNALKYLNIALSLKPNLQGINKLKTKLTKSL from the coding sequence ATGATAAACTATTATGATGTTCTTGAAATAAACGAAAGCGTAAGTATTGAGGAAATACAACGTTCGTTTAGAACACTTATAAAGAAATACCATCCGGATACAAACTCTTTAAACAAATTATGGGCAGAATCAAAGACAAAGATTATCATACAAGCATATAAAACACTCTCAGATTCAGGAGCAAGAAAACAATATGACAAACATTACAAAAATTATTCACAAACAAGACATACTAGTACCTATCCTAACGGTAAGGAAACAGCAGACACAAATACTATTCAATCAAGATTAAGAATTATCCTTATTGATCTTTTACACGGCAAAACAACCAAAGCGATCAGGAACTACGAACTTTTACGAAAGGATTTTACTTCCACGGACTTTTTTTTATATTTGAATATTCGGGATTATATCGACTGCAAATTCTTATTGGCTGAGGCATATGAAAAATCAGGGAATTATGAAATTTCTGTTAAATTTTACGAACTCATACTAAATCAAAAAAAATTTACTCCACACCGGAAACACCTTACCGATGAAATTAAAGAACGAATCAAGAATATTTATTGCCGTAAACTCGCAAGGCATGCCTCCCCAGAAAAGGCTTTAAATTTTTATGAAAGGGCATTACAATTCAACGTATGTAAAAACGAGAATGCATTTATATATAAAAAAATGGCAGAATGTTATCTCAAACAGAAGGAATTTAATAATGCTTTAAAGTATTTGAACATTGCCCTTTCATTAAAACCCAATCTTCAAGGAATAAACAAACTCAAAACAAAACTCACGAAATCTCTATAA
- a CDS encoding phosphoribosylaminoimidazolesuccinocarboxamide synthase: MKKDKTVPLLTAHIPQLTLCCRGKVRDIFEVNDSLLIVATDRVSAFDVILPSGIPFKGKVLTGLSHFWFRYTSAISENHLITTKIEEMGSDILQHKKLLQGRSMLVKKVQVIPIECVIRGYLAGSGWKEYTETQSICGITLPAGLKESEKLPEPIFTPSTKATTGHDMNISFAKVVDLVGKKRAEELKEKSMNIYLSASKHARDKDIIICDTKFEWGITQEDTMILIDEVLTPDSSRFWPLSEYNPGRPQPSYDKQFIRDYLESINWDKKSPAPALPQEIIEKTSEKYLDAYKILTGKNLLENNTSIH, encoded by the coding sequence ATGAAAAAAGATAAAACCGTACCACTCCTTACTGCTCACATCCCACAATTAACCTTATGCTGTCGCGGAAAAGTTAGGGATATTTTCGAAGTTAACGACTCATTATTAATCGTAGCGACTGATCGTGTCTCAGCATTTGATGTTATTTTACCCAGCGGTATTCCATTCAAGGGAAAGGTGCTCACCGGCCTTTCTCATTTCTGGTTCCGCTACACATCTGCCATTTCTGAAAACCACCTTATTACTACAAAAATCGAAGAAATGGGTAGCGATATACTGCAACATAAAAAACTCCTGCAGGGGCGTTCAATGTTGGTAAAGAAGGTACAGGTCATTCCGATAGAATGCGTAATTCGCGGCTATCTGGCTGGTTCCGGATGGAAGGAATATACAGAAACCCAGTCGATTTGTGGAATCACGCTGCCCGCCGGACTGAAAGAATCTGAAAAGCTGCCTGAACCTATCTTTACACCATCCACAAAAGCAACAACCGGACACGATATGAATATCAGTTTTGCAAAAGTTGTCGATTTAGTAGGTAAAAAACGAGCCGAAGAATTAAAGGAAAAGAGTATGAATATCTATCTCAGCGCCAGTAAACATGCACGAGATAAAGATATTATCATTTGTGACACAAAATTTGAATGGGGTATCACACAAGAGGATACGATGATATTGATCGATGAAGTATTGACCCCTGATTCCTCCCGTTTCTGGCCACTCTCAGAATACAACCCAGGAAGACCACAACCTTCCTATGATAAACAATTTATCCGTGATTATCTTGAAAGTATCAATTGGGATAAAAAATCACCCGCACCCGCACTTCCCCAAGAAATTATCGAAAAGACTTCGGAAAAATATCTCGATGCCTACAAAATCCTCACGGGAAAAAACCTCTTAGAAAACAATACATCCATTCATTGA
- a CDS encoding SIS domain-containing protein: MRSGSNSLGIRETTKIILSEIYSVLKKIDEKAYGQFIEAIIHAKNVFVTGQGRSGMVSRTFAMRLTHIGLNAYCAGDATTPNIDKGDLLIACSSSGSTHITCYIASLAKKADAAIVAVTSQKNSPLAQMANVVIELPLQEVSTRYKNNGSIQFRSTLFEQACLVYLDGIILRLVSILDSSEGDMHKRHSNLE; encoded by the coding sequence TTGAGATCAGGAAGTAATTCTCTAGGGATTAGGGAAACAACAAAAATTATTTTGAGTGAAATCTATTCCGTCCTCAAAAAAATTGATGAAAAGGCATACGGTCAGTTTATAGAAGCTATTATTCATGCAAAAAATGTCTTTGTTACGGGTCAGGGCCGATCAGGAATGGTGTCCCGTACCTTTGCAATGAGACTTACCCACATTGGTTTAAATGCATATTGTGCTGGAGATGCCACTACCCCGAACATTGATAAAGGGGACTTGTTAATTGCATGCAGTAGTTCTGGTAGCACACACATAACCTGTTATATTGCAAGCTTGGCGAAAAAAGCAGACGCTGCCATTGTTGCTGTGACTTCTCAGAAAAACTCTCCTCTTGCTCAAATGGCAAATGTTGTTATTGAATTACCGTTGCAAGAGGTAAGTACCAGATATAAAAACAATGGTTCAATTCAATTTAGAAGTACACTCTTTGAGCAGGCATGTCTCGTATATTTAGATGGCATTATTCTCAGGCTTGTATCGATACTGGATAGTTCGGAAGGAGACATGCATAAAAGACATTCTAATCTTGAATAA
- a CDS encoding YggT family protein, which yields MGILLSKLIGLYEIAILIRIVLSWVPHNPYNQAVQFLYKITDPVLNPVRKYIPSFRGIDFSPIAVFIGLNILQRMVIGMF from the coding sequence ATGGGAATTCTTTTGAGTAAACTCATCGGCCTTTATGAAATTGCAATACTTATAAGGATTGTGCTTTCATGGGTACCTCATAATCCTTATAACCAGGCTGTTCAATTTCTCTATAAAATAACGGACCCCGTATTAAATCCTGTCAGAAAATATATCCCTTCTTTCAGGGGTATAGACTTTTCTCCTATTGCGGTATTTATCGGTTTGAATATTCTCCAACGCATGGTAATAGGAATGTTTTAA